A single Macaca mulatta isolate MMU2019108-1 chromosome 11, T2T-MMU8v2.0, whole genome shotgun sequence DNA region contains:
- the PMCH gene encoding pro-MCH produces MAKMNLSSYILILTFSLFSQGILLSASKPIRNLDDDMVFNTFRLGKAFQKEDTAEESVIAPSLEQYKNDESSFMNEEENKISKNTGSKHNFLNHGLPLNLAIKPYLALKGSVAFPAENGVQNTESTQEKREIGDEENSAKFPIGRRDFDSE; encoded by the exons ATGGCAAAAATGAATCTCTCTTCCTACATATTAATActaactttttctttgttttctcaagGTATTTTACTTTCAGCATCCAAGCCCATAAGAAATTTAGACGATGACATGGTATTTAATACATTCAGGTTGGGGAAAGCCTTTCAGAAGGAAGACACTGCAGAAGAATCAGTTATTGCTCCTTCCCTGGAACAATATAAAAACGATGAGAGCAGTTTCATGAAcgaagaggaaaacaaaatttcaaag AACACAGGCTCCAAACATAATTTCTTAAATCATGGTCTGCCACTGAATCTGGCTATAAAACCTTATCTTGCACTAAAAGGATCTGTAGCTTTTCCAGCTGAAAATGGAGTTCAGAATACTGAATCAacacaagaaaagagagaaattgggGATGAAGAAAACTCAGCTAAATTTCCTATAGGAAGGAGAGATTTTGACAGTGAGTAG